In a single window of the Salvelinus alpinus chromosome 15, SLU_Salpinus.1, whole genome shotgun sequence genome:
- the LOC139539546 gene encoding antithrombin-III-like isoform X2 has product MVLSTAPAHCRTLTLSPMRDSPAQIAADIFTFHTVIYLQGNLPQVFEFDTIKEKTSDQVHFFFAKLNCRLYRKKDKTTELISANRLFGEKSLAFNEIYQNISELVYGAKLMPLNFKEKPELSRVTINDWIANKTENRIQNTLPKDSLNSNTVLVLVNTIYFKGQWKSKFDKKNVFKADFYVSKSKTCPVSMMYQETKFHYGRFTEDKVQVLELPYRGDDITMVLILPLKDTPLSEVEENLDLKKLTGWLHNMRETSVSVHLPRFRIEDSFSLKEKLQAMGLEDLFSPKDASLPGILEDEANDLYISDAFHKAFLEVNEEGSEAAAATAVMAVGRSINSNRELFVANKPFLLLIRESTINTMVFTGRVADPCDL; this is encoded by the exons ATGGTCCTTTCTACAGCCCCGGCGCACTGCAGGACACTGACCCTGTCCCCTATGAGGGACTCGCCAGCTCAAATCGCAGCCGATATTTTTACGTTCCACACAGTCATTTACTTACAAGGAAATTTACCTCAG GTGTTTGAGTTTGACACAATCAAAGAGAAGACGTCGGACCAAGTGCATTTCTTCTTCGCCAAGCTAAACTGTCGTCTGTACCGCAAGAAAGACAAGACGACAGAACTGATCTCAGCCAACCGTCTTTTTGGAGAAAAGTCTCTGGCATTCAATGAGATTTACCAAAATATCAGTGAGCTGGTGTATGGAGCCAAACTCATGCCACTCAACTTCAAG GAGAAGCCAGAACTGTCACGGGTGACCATCAACGATTGGATCGCAAACAAGACTGAGAACAGGATTCAGAACACCCTGCCGAAGGACTCGCTGAACTCTAACACTGTGCTGGTCCTGGTCAACACAATCTATTTCAAG GGTCAGTGGAAAAGCAAATTTGACAAAAAGAATGTCTTCAAGGCTGACTTCTATGTGAGTAAGTCCAAGACGTGCCCAGTGTCCATGATGTACCAGGAAACCAAGTTCCACTACGGCAGGTTCACGGAAGACAAGGTGCAGGTGCTGGAGCTGCCGTACCGTGGAGATGACATCACCATGGTGCTGATCCTACCTCTCAAAGACACACCCCTGTCTGAG GTGGAGGAGAACCTGGACTTGAAgaagctgactggctggctgcataaCATGAGGGAAACCTCAGTGTCGGTGCATCTGCCACGCTTCCGCATCGAAGACAGCTTCAGTCTGAAGGAGAAACTGCAGGCCATGGGGCTCGAGGACCTCTTCAGCCCCAAGGACGCCAGCCTGCCAGGCATCCTTGAAGATGAGGCGAATGATCTGTACATTTCCGATGCATTCCATAAAGCATTCCTAGAG GTGAATGAGGAAGGCAGTGAGGCGGCTGCTGCCACGGCTGTAATGGCCGTCGGCCGTTCCATAAACTCAAACCGGGAGTTGTTTGTGGCCAACAAGCCCTTCCTCCTGCTCATCCGAGAGTCCACCATCAACACCATGGTGTTCACTGGCCGAGTGGCTGACCCCTGTGACCTCTGA
- the LOC139539546 gene encoding antithrombin-III-like isoform X1, with the protein MRLPQFVWTLGLLLPLLSTSQAFKDICNAKPKDVPLEPRCVYRSPEDEAPTGDAIPEKVPENTNPRVWELSKANSRFALSLFKQLAQGKSSESNIFMSPISISSAFAMTKLGACNNTLKQIMNVFEFDTIKEKTSDQVHFFFAKLNCRLYRKKDKTTELISANRLFGEKSLAFNEIYQNISELVYGAKLMPLNFKEKPELSRVTINDWIANKTENRIQNTLPKDSLNSNTVLVLVNTIYFKGQWKSKFDKKNVFKADFYVSKSKTCPVSMMYQETKFHYGRFTEDKVQVLELPYRGDDITMVLILPLKDTPLSEVEENLDLKKLTGWLHNMRETSVSVHLPRFRIEDSFSLKEKLQAMGLEDLFSPKDASLPGILEDEANDLYISDAFHKAFLEVNEEGSEAAAATAVMAVGRSINSNRELFVANKPFLLLIRESTINTMVFTGRVADPCDL; encoded by the exons ATGAGGCTTCCCCAGTTTGTGTGGACGCTGGGGCTGCTATTGCCCTTGCTGTCAACCTCCCAGGCGTTCAAAGACATCTGCAATGCCAAGCCCAAAGACGTGCCCCTGGAGCCCAGGTGCGTCTACCGCAGCCCTGAGGACGAAGCCCCGACAGGGGACGCTATCCCGGAGAAAGTCCCTGAGAACACCAATCCCCGGGTGTGGGAGCTGTCCAAGGCCAACAGTCGCTTCGCCCTGTCCCTGTTCAAGCAGCTAGCCCAGGGCAAATCCAGCGAGTCAAACATCTTCATGTCCCCTATCAGCATCTCCTCAGCCTTTGCTATGACCAAGCTGGGCGCCTGCAACAACACGCTAAAACAGATTATGAAT GTGTTTGAGTTTGACACAATCAAAGAGAAGACGTCGGACCAAGTGCATTTCTTCTTCGCCAAGCTAAACTGTCGTCTGTACCGCAAGAAAGACAAGACGACAGAACTGATCTCAGCCAACCGTCTTTTTGGAGAAAAGTCTCTGGCATTCAATGAGATTTACCAAAATATCAGTGAGCTGGTGTATGGAGCCAAACTCATGCCACTCAACTTCAAG GAGAAGCCAGAACTGTCACGGGTGACCATCAACGATTGGATCGCAAACAAGACTGAGAACAGGATTCAGAACACCCTGCCGAAGGACTCGCTGAACTCTAACACTGTGCTGGTCCTGGTCAACACAATCTATTTCAAG GGTCAGTGGAAAAGCAAATTTGACAAAAAGAATGTCTTCAAGGCTGACTTCTATGTGAGTAAGTCCAAGACGTGCCCAGTGTCCATGATGTACCAGGAAACCAAGTTCCACTACGGCAGGTTCACGGAAGACAAGGTGCAGGTGCTGGAGCTGCCGTACCGTGGAGATGACATCACCATGGTGCTGATCCTACCTCTCAAAGACACACCCCTGTCTGAG GTGGAGGAGAACCTGGACTTGAAgaagctgactggctggctgcataaCATGAGGGAAACCTCAGTGTCGGTGCATCTGCCACGCTTCCGCATCGAAGACAGCTTCAGTCTGAAGGAGAAACTGCAGGCCATGGGGCTCGAGGACCTCTTCAGCCCCAAGGACGCCAGCCTGCCAGGCATCCTTGAAGATGAGGCGAATGATCTGTACATTTCCGATGCATTCCATAAAGCATTCCTAGAG GTGAATGAGGAAGGCAGTGAGGCGGCTGCTGCCACGGCTGTAATGGCCGTCGGCCGTTCCATAAACTCAAACCGGGAGTTGTTTGTGGCCAACAAGCCCTTCCTCCTGCTCATCCGAGAGTCCACCATCAACACCATGGTGTTCACTGGCCGAGTGGCTGACCCCTGTGACCTCTGA
- the LOC139539545 gene encoding zinc finger and BTB domain-containing protein 37-like, translating into MERGGTMERAGSIQLDVPEFSNSVLSQLNQLRMQGRLCDIVVNVQGQSFRAHKVVLAASSPYFRDHMSLGQMSTVSLSVIRNPSVFDQLLSYCYTGRLCLQLADIISYLTAASFLQMQHIIDRCTQILEGIHLKISLAEEELGAGGGHRGAGSLEEGGGGGVGTSGCSVSPRHSSPRVLGPQGSRTRGAMDIREVGSPAGESMSPQMVEHSGLGPEGLPGGVEVGSRLGKKPILRINRAGQWYVEAESERGSGGEEGESMRVVDGLRIKTERMEEWTGVDTQEEGSGAEEGAAMMIDTSGCSSLVQEGIVTGAKSSQPSSSFSETERFSPTGSVVVMAERPRAKSESPSRVDDQCHPNSQGEEQAVLGGYEEYLREQVADRWCHYNPRLTCIYCCKSFNQKGSLDRHMRLHMGITPFVCRICGKKYTRKDQLEYHIRKHTGNKPFHCHVCGKSFPFQAILNQHFRKNHPGCGPQEVAHSASPETTTVSSRGGQNEEGSPSQEEPDGGGGGASFREGVQASVSTTGPD; encoded by the exons ATGGAGCGAGGAGGCACCATGGAGCGAGCAGGTAGCATCCAGCTGGACGTCCCTGAATTTAGCAACTCTGTGCTGTCCCAACTGAACCAGCTGCGTATGCAGGGGCGGCTGTGCGACATAGTGGTGAACGTGCAGGGCCAGAGCTTCCGTGCTCACAAGGTTGTGTTGGCTGCCAGCTCCCCTTACTTCCGAGACCACATGTCACTGGGCCAGATGAGCACTGTGTCCCTGTCAGTCATCCGCAACCCCTCGGTGTTTGATCAGCTCCTCTCATACTGCTACACCGGGAGGCTGTGCCTGCAGCTGGCCGACATCATCAGCTACCTGACGGCCGCCAGCTTCCTGCAGATGCAGCACATCATTGACCGCTGCACGCAGATCCTGGAGGGCATCCATCTAAAGATCAGCCTGGCGGAGGAGGAGCTGGGGGCCGGAGGGGGGCACAGGGGGGCTGGGAGcttggaggaaggaggaggaggtggggtagGAACATCAGGGTGCTCCGTAAGCCCGCGCCACAGCAGCCCCAGGGTTCTGGGCCCTCAAGGAAGCAGAACCCGAGGTGCCATGGATATCCGAGAGGTGGGAAGCCCAGCGGGGGAGTCCATGAGCCCCCAGATGGTGGAGCACAGTGGGCTTGGCCCGGAGGGTCTGCCTGGGGGGGTGGAAGTGGGCAGCAGGCTGGGGAAGAAGCCCATACTGCGCATCAATCGGGCCGGCCAGTGGTACGTGGAGGCAGAGTCGGAGAGGGGGAGCGGCGGTGAAGAGGGGGAGTCAATGAGGGTGGTGGATGGTTTGAGGATAAAGACGGAGAGGATGGAAGAGTGGACGGGGGTTGATACCCAGGAAGAAGGGAGCGGGGCGGAAGAGGGAGCAGCCATGATGATTGACACGTCCGGGTGCAGCTCGCTGGTGCAGGAGGGTATTGTCACGGGGGCCAAGAGCTCTCAGCCCTCCAGCAGCTTCAGTGAGACTGAGAG GTTTAGTCCTACTGGCAGTGTGGTGGTGATGGCAGAGAGACCGAGAGCCAAGAGTGAGTCACCCAGCAGAGTAGACGACCAGTGCCATCCCAACTCGCAG GGGGAGGAGCAGGCTGTGTTGGGCGGCTACGAGGAGTACCTGCGTGAACAGGTGGCTGACCGCTGGTGCCACTACAACCCTCGACTCACCTGCATCTACTGCTGCAAGTCCTTCAACCAGAAGGGCAGCCTGGACCGCCACATGAGGCTGCACATGGGCATCACACCTTTCGTGTGCCGCATCTGTGGCAAGAAATACACCCGCAAGGACCAGCTCGAGTACCACATCCGCAAGCACACAGGAAACAAGCCCTTCCATTGCCACGTCTGCGGGAAGAGCTTCCCCTTCCAGGCCATCCTCAACCAGCACTTCCGCAAGAACCACCCGGGCTGCGGCCCTCAAGAGGTGGCCCACAGCGCCTCCCCAGAGACCACCACTGTCTCTTCCCGGGGGGGGCAGAACGAGGAGGGGTCGCCCAGCCAGGAGGAGCCAGATGGGGGTGGAGGTGGGGCCTCTTTCAGAGAGGGTGTCCAGGCCTCTGTCTCCACCACTGGGCCTGATTGA